The genomic region CTCACAAGAACTACGCAAAGGATTTTCATCCTTTGCCACTGGGGTTACGGTCATTACTTGCCTAGATGCCGACCAAACACCTTTTGGTGTCACCATCAGCTCTTTTAATACCGTCTCTTTAGAGCCGCCATTGGTTCTCTGGAGCCTCAAGCAACGCTCGCACTTGATGCCCTATTTTGAAGTTGGTCATAAACAACTGATTCATGTTTTAGAAAGATCTCAAGAATCGATCGCGATGCATTTTGCTACCGTCAAAGAAAATCAGTTTGTAAACATCCCGCACACAAGTACTTTGAGTGGTCTCGCCCACATTGATGGCTGCGTTGCTTATTACGAATGTGAAACAGTTTCCATACATACTGGCGGAGATCACAATATTATTGTGGCTAAAGTACTCGGCTTAAAAAATCATCCCGAGCGTGAGCCCCTTATTTTTTCTCGTAGTCAGTTTGTTGGGCTAGATGTCGCCGAAGAAAAAACTATTTAATATATTGCCATCCCAATTGAAGGAAATCTCATGATGCGTTTATGGGGTAGAAAAAGTTCTATCAATGTTCAAAAAGTTTTATGGTGCCTCGCTGAGCTTGGGCTCGAAGAAGGAAAAGATTTTGAACGCATTGATGCAGGACTTCACTTTGGGAAAAATCGCACCCCAGAGTTCTTGAAGCTCAATCCCAATGGCTTAGTACCCACATTGGAAGATGGTGATCTTGTCCTGTGGGAATCGAATACCATCTTGCGCTATCTAATTCGTCAATATGACCAAAACAAGCGCTTTCCAACAGATACCGCTAGTCAATACCGTTCGGAGAAGTGGATGGATTGGCAAGTAGGGACGATGTGGCCAGTATTACGGATCGCTTTTCTGGGGCTCACTCGCACACCCGAGCCCGAACGCAATCATGAGAGTATTCGAAAATCATTTGAAGATACTACTCAACTACTCACCTTACTAGATCAAGATCTGGCCTTACAAAAATATTGCTCCGGAAATATTTTTCACATTGGCGATATTTCCCTGGCGCTGTGCGTCAGTCGCTGGTTTCTCTTACATCAAACCTTTCCAGATCAGACTGGGCCGCGTACGCCATTAAAAAATATTGATGCTTGGATGAAAAGGCTAGAAGACCATACGCAATATGCTGTCGTAGCCGAATCCCAACTCAATATTATTAAGTAAATTTAAGCGTAGCTTACTTCGGGTTACTTACTTAGAGTTGCTAACTGAGGTTTGCTAACTTACTGCTGCTTAAATTTCTTTTGCTGATGGTCAGCCCCAATAAATAAATACATTGCGGGCACAACAAACAGGGTGAAGAGCGTACCAATTGAGAGTCCCGTGAAAATCACGATGCCCATGGACTGACGTCCTGCAGCGCCTGCACCAGAAGCAATGACTAAGGGAACAACCCCAAGCACCATCGCCGCAGTAGTCATCAAGATAGGGCGTAGACGCACACTACTTGCTTCTACAATCGCATCCAACTTACTACGCCCCGCTTCTTGCAGTTCATTAGCAAATTCGACAATCAAAATACCGTGCTTACTAATGAGACCCATGAGCGTGACAAGTCCCACTTGGGTATAGACGTTTAAGGTCGTGAACCCTAGATTAATAAAAATGAGGGCGCCAAATAAAGCCAGCGGCACCGAAACCAAAATCACAATCGGATCTCGGAAACTTTCAAACTGCGCTGCCAGCACTAAGAAGACGATCAAAATCGCGAAGAACATAGTGACTAAAAAACCGCCAGACTCTGCCATAAATTGACGGGAAGGTCCCGCATAGTCTATGTTGTAACCCCCACCAGGAGCTACCTCTTTCAATGCTTGACGCATAAATTCTAAAAGATCTGCTTGAGATATAAAGGGGGTGCTAACCCCACCAATCGTCGCCGAGTTTAATTGCTGGAAGTGATTAATTGACTGAGGTACCACTTTTTTCTCAATCGTTGCAATCGTACGCGCCTGAATCATCTGCCCACTAGGCGTGCGAATGTAATAGTCAAGGATCTGATCAGAGTTCAAGCGATCCGTTTGCTTTACTTGTGGAATCACCCGATAAGAACGACCTGCTACAGAAAAGTAGTTAACAAACCCACCTCCTAAAGCAGCAGACAGTGCACTACCCACTTGTTGCTGAGTCATGCCTAAAGCAGCTACCTTTTCTCGATCAATCACGAGCAAGTCCTGTGGCTTATCAATCTTCAAATCTGTATCGACGTAGAAAAAATGGCCACTCTTGCGAGCTTTATCTAGAACAGCCTGAGAAAC from Polynucleobacter antarcticus harbors:
- a CDS encoding flavin reductase family protein, translated to MTPFNSQELRKGFSSFATGVTVITCLDADQTPFGVTISSFNTVSLEPPLVLWSLKQRSHLMPYFEVGHKQLIHVLERSQESIAMHFATVKENQFVNIPHTSTLSGLAHIDGCVAYYECETVSIHTGGDHNIIVAKVLGLKNHPEREPLIFSRSQFVGLDVAEEKTI
- a CDS encoding glutathione S-transferase family protein, which gives rise to MMRLWGRKSSINVQKVLWCLAELGLEEGKDFERIDAGLHFGKNRTPEFLKLNPNGLVPTLEDGDLVLWESNTILRYLIRQYDQNKRFPTDTASQYRSEKWMDWQVGTMWPVLRIAFLGLTRTPEPERNHESIRKSFEDTTQLLTLLDQDLALQKYCSGNIFHIGDISLALCVSRWFLLHQTFPDQTGPRTPLKNIDAWMKRLEDHTQYAVVAESQLNIIK